The region TTGAATCTTGAGTTATATAACTCAAGAAATTGTAAATGTTTTTTGAAAACAACCAAGTTGAACTCAATGGAAGCATACCAGGAATATTTTTCGTGCCAATAATTGTTATTACATTCTTTTGAACTATTTTACCAGGCTCGGTTAATTCACAATTTCCCCCTTGATCAATTGATATATCAACGATTACTGAACCACTCTTTAAAGCTTTCACCATGTCTTGTGTAATTAATATTGGAGCAACTCTACCAGGAACAAGAGCTGATAAAATAATAATATCAAAAGTTGATATATGCTCTTTAATTATACTTCTTTCTTTATTTAACCACTCATCTGGTAAGTTGTTTGCATAACCACCACTTCCAACTGCTATTTCTTCGGGTATACCAACATCAATTATTTTTGCTCCTATACTTTGAGCTTGCTCTCTTGCATCAGCTCGAATATCTATTGCATAAACTGCAGCTCCTAATCTTTTCGCAGTGGCCAAAGCTTGTAAGCCTGCGACACCTGTACCAATTACCAAAACATTTGATGGTTTAATTGTTCCCACAGCTGTAGTTATTAATGGAATAAATTTTGGTAAATAATTTGCAGCCATAAGAAATCCTTTATATCCTGCAACTGTACTCATGGATGTTAAAGCATCCATTTGTTGAGCCTTTGAAATTCTAGGAATACTATCTAAAGTAAAACTCACAACACCTTTTTCAGCAAGTTTTTTTATAGTCTCATGATTTTGCGGAGAAGCAGGATGAAGAAAAGTAATTAAATACTGACCATTTTTCATCATATCTACTTCATGCTTACCTACTTCTTCATTAAATAATGGTTCTTTAACTTTTAAAATAATATCTGAACGTTGATATATTTCCTCAACATCTTTTACTATTTCTGCACCAACTTGCTTATAATCATTGTCT is a window of Defluviitoga tunisiensis DNA encoding:
- a CDS encoding NAD(P) transhydrogenase subunit alpha, whose product is MTIGIPKEIMEGENRVAAIPETVAKMVEQGAKVFIQSNAGKGSHIEDNDYKQVGAEIVKDVEEIYQRSDIILKVKEPLFNEEVGKHEVDMMKNGQYLITFLHPASPQNHETIKKLAEKGVVSFTLDSIPRISKAQQMDALTSMSTVAGYKGFLMAANYLPKFIPLITTAVGTIKPSNVLVIGTGVAGLQALATAKRLGAAVYAIDIRADAREQAQSIGAKIIDVGIPEEIAVGSGGYANNLPDEWLNKERSIIKEHISTFDIIILSALVPGRVAPILITQDMVKALKSGSVIVDISIDQGGNCELTEPGKIVQKNVITIIGTKNIPGMLPLSSTWLFSKNIYNFLSYITQDSKINVNSDDEIISATIVTNGNKIVHAGALEAMGIYKR